One genomic region from Sphingobacterium multivorum encodes:
- a CDS encoding S9 family peptidase, with translation MNKKSICIPFCFLAAFAAHAQKKPLDHTVYDSWQSVSAPYISKSGKFVLFQVVPQEGDNQLFLKTKENKEIIQIPRGYNGKLTDTENHLLSLIKAPFALTREAKIKKKKAEDLPKDSLAIYNVTTSSLVKFAQVKSYKIADQNNNFVSFLFDKEINEKPDSKTAADATQAKKGSDKKKKTVATLALYDLNSGDSVQFSSVDQYEWNKNGSKIVFSKKTDSKDSLSKESGVYLYEIATKKLKKISNGKGNYKNFKFDESGNQLAYLGDLSNEKALLKNYNLYYYANGIDTAQYLATKTSNGIPKDWAVSGDGDIRFSKNGEKLFFGIAPIPRVRDTTLVDFEHAKVDVWNWQDDYLQPMQLVNLKKDLARNFLAVTYPKYNRNIIPLTDQTFNSTALTPDGNEEYILARTDFGKRIASQWEGSTRDDIYLVSTKTGNKELILSNFSGNAILSPDAKYIVYFDQDKGSWNSYQVSSKKKTVLNDGIPASFADEENDMPTAAQGYGMAAWSPDLKGIYVNSRYDIWYFNLDGSNKSILTNGYGAASQTTFRYLPLKREEDREQATTLDYKKGGFLTSFDNKTKESGFYQFKGQHSDPKSLLVEAKTFRNISSSADQQTILYSKEDYMNSPNIYTNTIKFKDELQLSNINQQQANYNWGTAELVHWTTPEGHQAEGILYKPENFDPAKKYPIIAYFYEKLSDGLYTYQPPAPTPSRLNIPYFVSNEYLVFAPNISYKTGHPGKSAEEYINSGMRYLAQNAWVDSTKMGIQGQSWGGYQVAHLITRTNMYAAAWTGAPVVNMTSAYGGIRWQSGMSRQFQYEHTQSRIGKTLWEAPELYIENSPLFHLDKVKTPVVIMANDNDGAVPWYQGIEMFTALRRLNKPVWMLNYNGDEHNLMLRQNRKDIQIREQQFFDHFLKGAPAPSWMKKGVPATEKGIDWGFEL, from the coding sequence ATGAATAAGAAAAGTATCTGTATTCCATTTTGTTTTCTGGCTGCATTCGCTGCCCATGCGCAAAAGAAACCATTGGATCATACGGTATATGATAGTTGGCAAAGCGTATCAGCACCCTATATCAGTAAATCGGGAAAATTTGTTCTATTCCAGGTCGTTCCACAAGAAGGCGACAATCAGCTTTTTCTCAAAACCAAAGAGAACAAAGAAATCATTCAAATTCCCCGTGGGTATAATGGAAAACTGACCGATACCGAAAATCATCTGTTAAGTTTGATCAAAGCGCCATTTGCCTTAACCCGCGAAGCCAAGATCAAAAAGAAGAAAGCCGAAGATCTCCCAAAAGATTCATTGGCAATCTACAATGTAACAACGTCATCCCTTGTCAAATTTGCGCAGGTAAAATCCTATAAAATTGCTGATCAAAACAACAATTTCGTCTCTTTTCTTTTCGACAAGGAAATAAATGAAAAACCTGATTCAAAAACGGCTGCTGATGCCACACAAGCAAAGAAAGGCAGCGATAAAAAGAAAAAAACAGTGGCAACGCTTGCTTTATACGATCTAAATTCCGGTGATTCGGTGCAATTCTCATCTGTAGATCAATACGAATGGAATAAAAATGGATCAAAAATCGTTTTTTCAAAAAAAACAGATTCAAAAGACAGCCTATCAAAAGAATCTGGAGTCTACCTTTACGAAATAGCAACTAAAAAGCTTAAAAAGATATCAAATGGAAAAGGTAATTATAAAAATTTCAAATTTGATGAATCAGGTAATCAGCTCGCTTACCTGGGGGATCTCTCCAATGAAAAGGCATTACTAAAAAATTACAATCTATATTACTATGCCAATGGTATAGATACAGCCCAATACCTCGCAACAAAAACAAGCAATGGTATACCTAAGGACTGGGCCGTTAGCGGGGATGGCGATATCCGTTTCAGCAAAAATGGGGAGAAGCTATTTTTCGGCATAGCACCAATACCACGTGTCAGAGACACCACTTTGGTTGATTTTGAGCATGCTAAAGTGGACGTTTGGAACTGGCAAGACGACTATTTACAGCCCATGCAGTTGGTCAATTTAAAGAAAGATCTTGCAAGAAATTTCTTAGCGGTTACTTACCCCAAATATAATCGCAACATTATTCCCCTTACGGACCAAACATTTAACTCCACCGCACTTACACCGGACGGAAATGAAGAGTATATCTTAGCACGCACTGATTTTGGCAAGCGCATCGCAAGTCAATGGGAAGGCAGTACACGAGACGACATTTATCTGGTTTCAACAAAAACAGGAAATAAAGAGTTAATCCTTTCAAACTTTTCAGGAAATGCAATCTTAAGTCCTGACGCAAAATACATCGTATATTTCGACCAAGATAAAGGTTCCTGGAATTCCTATCAGGTTAGTTCAAAGAAAAAGACGGTGTTAAATGACGGTATACCGGCGTCCTTTGCCGACGAGGAAAATGATATGCCTACTGCCGCGCAAGGATATGGCATGGCAGCATGGAGTCCGGACCTTAAAGGGATTTACGTCAATTCGAGGTATGATATCTGGTATTTTAACTTGGACGGTTCCAACAAATCCATCTTGACCAACGGCTATGGAGCTGCATCGCAAACAACTTTCCGCTACTTGCCTTTAAAAAGAGAAGAGGATCGCGAACAGGCCACAACACTCGACTATAAAAAGGGTGGTTTTCTAACTTCCTTTGACAATAAAACCAAAGAATCTGGTTTCTACCAGTTCAAGGGGCAGCATAGCGATCCTAAAAGTCTTTTGGTGGAGGCAAAAACGTTCAGGAATATCAGCTCTTCGGCGGATCAACAAACGATACTGTACAGTAAAGAGGATTATATGAATTCGCCTAATATCTACACCAATACCATAAAGTTCAAAGACGAATTACAACTATCCAATATTAATCAGCAACAGGCTAATTACAACTGGGGGACAGCGGAGTTAGTCCATTGGACAACGCCCGAAGGACATCAGGCTGAGGGAATTCTTTATAAACCAGAAAATTTTGATCCTGCAAAAAAATATCCCATTATAGCTTACTTCTATGAAAAGCTTTCAGATGGATTATATACGTATCAACCCCCTGCTCCTACGCCATCGCGTTTGAACATCCCCTATTTTGTAAGTAACGAGTACCTGGTATTTGCGCCAAATATAAGCTACAAAACAGGTCATCCGGGTAAATCAGCTGAAGAATACATCAATTCTGGGATGAGATACCTCGCTCAGAATGCATGGGTTGATAGCACAAAGATGGGAATACAGGGCCAAAGTTGGGGCGGTTATCAAGTTGCTCACCTCATTACGCGGACCAATATGTACGCTGCAGCATGGACTGGTGCTCCTGTCGTCAACATGACATCTGCCTATGGCGGAATACGCTGGCAAAGTGGTATGTCCCGCCAGTTCCAATACGAACATACACAAAGCCGTATCGGAAAAACCCTGTGGGAAGCTCCGGAACTATATATCGAAAATTCACCTTTATTCCATTTGGATAAAGTTAAAACTCCTGTTGTCATTATGGCTAATGACAACGACGGGGCCGTGCCATGGTATCAAGGTATTGAAATGTTTACTGCGTTACGCCGATTAAACAAACCTGTATGGATGCTGAATTATAATGGTGATGAACATAACCTCATGCTTCGACAAAACCGTAAGGATATACAAATTCGCGAACAGCAATTCTTCGATCATTTCCTAAAAGGTGCCCCCGCTCCTTCTTGGATGAAGAAAGGAGTACCTGCCACCGAAAAAGGAATAGACTGGGGATTCGAATTATAA
- a CDS encoding glutamine synthetase III, producing MSNLRFKAVEAAGSRQIASFEKVETKKATDIYGKNVFSVNKMKDYLPKNSYKELVASIEEGQIISRDLAEHISQAMKTWALNHGVSHYTHWFQPLTGSTAEKHDAFFEPDENGEAIEKFTADALVQQEPDASSFPNGGIRNTFEARGYTAWDPSSPAFIYETGAGKTLCIPTVFVSYTGESLDYKAPLLKAINAVDKAATDVAQYFDKSVTKVNASLGIEQEYFLVDLSLYNARPDLQLTGRTLFGHMSAKGQQLEDHYFGAIPERVLAYMVDLENEALKLGIPLKTRHNEVAPSQFECAPMYEEINLAIDHNQLLMNVMEQVALRHNFKVLLHEKPYSGVNGSGKHNNWSLITNTGVNLLSPGKTPKNNLMFLTFFVNTIKAVYEYADLMRASIASASNDHRLGANEAPPAIISIFLGSQLDELLEEVESARVAKKVKAEANLWHGIPKVPELKLDNTDRNRTSPFAFTGNKFEFRAVGSSANSALPMTVLNAIVAAQLIEFKTEVDKQIKKGTKKDLAILNVVRKYIKDSKAIRFEGNGYSEEWEKEAEARGLSNIKSTPKALDVYVKEESLALFESLGIYTKRESEARHEILLENFYKKLQIEARVIEEMVNNQIAPACFIYQNELIENVKGLKDLGLAQAAFSSQLNFVERISTHVNTILEQAEAMRQERKKANQIDDVRERSIAYDELVKPYFDVIRYHVNKLEKIVDDKKWPLPKLREILFLS from the coding sequence ATGTCGAACCTAAGATTCAAAGCAGTAGAAGCAGCAGGCTCACGCCAAATTGCTTCATTTGAAAAAGTTGAAACTAAAAAAGCAACTGACATTTACGGAAAGAATGTTTTTTCCGTAAACAAAATGAAAGACTACCTTCCTAAAAATTCATACAAGGAGTTAGTTGCATCCATTGAAGAGGGACAGATTATTTCAAGAGATTTGGCTGAACACATTTCACAGGCCATGAAAACTTGGGCACTTAACCACGGCGTTTCTCACTACACACACTGGTTTCAACCTTTAACGGGTTCGACTGCTGAAAAACATGATGCTTTTTTTGAGCCAGACGAAAACGGTGAAGCCATTGAAAAATTTACTGCTGACGCATTAGTTCAACAAGAGCCCGATGCATCTTCTTTCCCAAATGGTGGTATCCGTAATACATTCGAAGCTAGAGGATATACAGCTTGGGATCCATCTTCTCCTGCATTCATTTACGAAACAGGTGCTGGTAAAACATTATGTATTCCAACAGTTTTTGTTTCCTATACGGGTGAATCATTAGACTATAAAGCTCCTTTATTGAAAGCCATCAACGCAGTAGATAAAGCGGCAACGGATGTTGCTCAATATTTTGACAAATCGGTCACTAAAGTAAACGCTTCTCTTGGTATTGAACAAGAGTATTTCTTGGTTGACCTTTCCTTATATAATGCTCGTCCAGATCTTCAGTTAACGGGCCGTACGTTATTTGGCCACATGTCGGCCAAAGGCCAACAATTGGAAGACCACTATTTTGGTGCGATTCCAGAGCGCGTATTAGCGTACATGGTGGACTTGGAAAACGAAGCGCTAAAATTAGGTATTCCTTTAAAGACTCGTCACAACGAAGTTGCACCTTCTCAATTTGAATGTGCTCCAATGTACGAAGAAATAAACTTGGCCATCGATCACAACCAATTGTTGATGAATGTCATGGAACAAGTTGCTTTAAGACACAACTTCAAAGTATTGTTGCATGAAAAACCATACTCTGGTGTCAACGGATCTGGTAAACACAACAACTGGTCTTTAATCACAAATACTGGTGTAAATTTATTATCTCCTGGAAAAACACCTAAAAACAATTTGATGTTCTTGACTTTCTTCGTCAATACCATCAAAGCTGTTTATGAATACGCTGATTTGATGCGCGCTTCTATCGCTAGTGCAAGCAACGATCACCGTCTGGGTGCAAATGAGGCTCCACCAGCAATTATTTCAATTTTCTTAGGCTCTCAATTGGATGAGCTTTTGGAAGAAGTTGAATCTGCTCGTGTTGCTAAAAAAGTAAAAGCAGAGGCAAACTTATGGCATGGTATTCCTAAAGTTCCTGAATTAAAACTGGACAATACAGACCGGAACCGTACTTCACCATTTGCCTTTACCGGTAACAAGTTTGAATTCCGCGCTGTTGGTTCTTCTGCAAACTCCGCTTTACCGATGACCGTGTTGAATGCAATCGTTGCAGCGCAATTGATCGAGTTCAAAACAGAAGTAGATAAACAAATCAAAAAAGGCACGAAAAAAGATCTTGCGATCTTAAATGTTGTCCGCAAATACATCAAAGATTCAAAAGCTATCCGCTTTGAAGGCAATGGATACAGCGAAGAATGGGAAAAAGAGGCCGAAGCACGTGGTCTTTCTAACATCAAATCGACACCTAAAGCATTAGATGTTTATGTAAAAGAAGAATCTTTAGCCCTGTTTGAATCACTAGGTATTTATACCAAACGTGAATCAGAAGCTCGCCACGAAATTTTGCTTGAAAACTTCTATAAAAAATTACAAATTGAGGCGCGTGTCATCGAAGAGATGGTTAACAACCAAATCGCCCCAGCATGTTTCATTTATCAAAACGAATTGATTGAAAACGTCAAAGGATTAAAAGACCTGGGTCTGGCACAAGCAGCATTCAGCTCTCAATTGAACTTTGTAGAACGTATTTCAACACACGTAAATACCATCTTGGAGCAAGCTGAAGCAATGCGTCAAGAACGTAAAAAAGCAAACCAAATTGATGATGTACGTGAGAGATCAATCGCTTACGATGAATTGGTTAAACCATATTTCGATGTGATCCGTTATCATGTCAACAAATTGGAGAAAATTGTTGATGACAAAAAATGGCCTCTTCCAAAATTGAGAGAGATTTTATTTTTAAGTTAA
- a CDS encoding TonB-dependent receptor domain-containing protein, producing the protein MKPQKIKLLLFSIVLFLCSNAGPVSAQSDGGKLRTVVVGQDNKPIAAANISLFRKPNDVLLKGTLSNENGEIVLFAIPEGKYSLQVSTVGYGTYRSGEMVLREGDFKVLDTIRLQLESKVLDEAQVIGKKPLIESHLDKVVLNVENSILATGNNALELLQKVPGVTLDNKKINLRGKSNVIIMIDGKPTYLSADEVSRLLENTASNAIASIEVLTNPPAKYDAAGNAGIINIKTKRNTQFGSNVSLNLNLGQGKYTKADGGFLINHRNNWVNLFSSYNYATALGFNDLDIDRAVDTKSGTTFFNSDSYSKFRYRGHNFKFAADFNLGKQEVIGFVVNGNVSNGHSTREGSNLIASQKGKLDSVVLGSNLSDFKYHYLTYNLNYKKTFDTLGTELTFNGDYSYSKNNDNSTVGNHFLDANWEEFKSPHIFRNDMLSKAKILVFKTDFVHPFNKTTKLEAGLKYSRVKTDNNLLYEDQDQQGEFVQNNGQSNHFLYNENIAAAYFSLNKSFGKFSVQTGLRVENTSSLGNSVTLGQQTKRTYTDFFPSIFVQQQINDNHKLGASYSRRIDRPDYGSLNPFVYYLDQYTYQYGNPYLNPQYTNSYEVNYTFKDRYLLSLGYKRTNDAITQVIESNSETKAIAQTDRNLAYFDYYNMNINIPVKLFKWWSISNNASAFYNKFSFDEHSGAQRQLEKLSFQVSSNHDIRIGETTNLELTGNYFSPAVYGVFSFQSYYGIDLGAGKTFLDKKLNVKLGINDVLNTRGQRRLSSYQENGYYRIRNAYDSRVIRLSVSYRFGNMNIKSANKKGGNNDEDNRLKK; encoded by the coding sequence ATGAAACCACAAAAAATTAAATTGCTCTTATTTTCTATTGTTTTATTCCTGTGTTCTAATGCCGGACCCGTTTCAGCACAGTCTGACGGGGGGAAATTACGTACTGTCGTTGTTGGGCAGGACAACAAGCCCATTGCTGCCGCAAATATTTCACTGTTTCGTAAACCCAATGATGTCTTGTTAAAAGGAACCTTATCCAACGAAAATGGAGAAATTGTGTTGTTTGCGATACCCGAGGGGAAGTACAGCTTACAGGTGTCCACGGTGGGTTATGGTACTTATCGTTCTGGGGAAATGGTTCTGCGTGAGGGTGATTTCAAGGTGCTGGATACGATTCGATTACAGCTGGAAAGTAAAGTGCTGGATGAGGCGCAGGTAATTGGCAAGAAGCCATTAATTGAAAGTCACCTTGATAAAGTTGTGCTCAATGTCGAGAACAGTATTTTGGCAACCGGAAATAACGCATTGGAACTCTTGCAAAAGGTCCCGGGGGTAACTTTAGACAACAAAAAGATCAACCTACGTGGAAAAAGTAATGTGATCATCATGATTGATGGTAAGCCTACTTATCTTTCTGCAGATGAAGTGTCGCGCTTATTGGAAAATACAGCTTCAAATGCAATAGCCTCGATCGAAGTACTCACCAATCCACCTGCAAAATATGATGCGGCAGGGAATGCAGGAATTATTAATATTAAGACGAAGAGGAATACGCAATTTGGAAGTAATGTTAGTTTAAACCTCAATTTAGGGCAGGGTAAATATACAAAGGCTGATGGTGGCTTTCTCATAAACCATCGTAATAATTGGGTGAACTTATTTTCTTCCTATAACTATGCAACTGCCTTAGGCTTTAATGATTTAGATATCGATAGGGCTGTAGATACCAAAAGCGGGACGACTTTTTTCAATTCGGATTCTTATTCGAAATTCCGCTATCGAGGTCATAATTTCAAATTTGCGGCAGATTTTAACCTGGGGAAACAGGAGGTCATTGGATTTGTGGTTAATGGTAATGTAAGCAATGGTCATTCAACACGGGAGGGAAGCAATCTGATCGCTTCTCAAAAAGGAAAGCTTGATTCGGTAGTATTAGGAAGTAATTTGTCAGATTTTAAATACCATTACCTCACTTATAATCTGAATTACAAAAAGACATTTGATACCTTAGGGACTGAATTGACGTTTAATGGGGATTATTCATATTCGAAAAATAATGACAATAGCACTGTTGGAAACCATTTTTTGGACGCAAACTGGGAAGAATTTAAATCACCGCATATTTTCCGGAATGATATGCTTTCTAAGGCAAAAATATTAGTTTTTAAAACCGATTTTGTGCATCCTTTTAATAAAACGACGAAACTCGAGGCGGGGTTAAAATATAGCCGCGTAAAAACAGATAATAATTTGTTGTACGAAGATCAGGATCAGCAAGGCGAGTTTGTGCAAAATAATGGTCAAAGTAATCATTTTTTGTACAATGAAAATATAGCAGCAGCTTATTTCAGTTTAAATAAATCGTTCGGAAAGTTTTCGGTACAAACTGGACTGCGTGTTGAAAATACGAGCTCCCTAGGAAACTCAGTGACGCTTGGGCAACAAACAAAACGTACCTATACCGATTTTTTTCCATCAATATTTGTACAGCAACAAATTAATGATAATCACAAGCTTGGTGCGAGTTATAGCAGACGTATTGACCGCCCTGATTATGGGTCATTGAATCCCTTTGTGTATTATTTGGATCAATACACGTATCAGTATGGCAACCCTTATTTAAATCCACAATATACCAATTCGTATGAAGTAAATTATACCTTTAAAGATCGCTATTTACTGAGTTTGGGCTACAAGAGGACCAACGATGCAATCACTCAGGTGATAGAAAGTAATTCAGAGACCAAAGCTATTGCACAGACCGATCGAAATCTGGCTTATTTTGATTATTACAACATGAATATCAATATACCCGTTAAGCTTTTTAAATGGTGGAGTATTTCTAACAATGCCAGCGCTTTTTATAATAAGTTTAGTTTTGATGAACACTCCGGAGCACAACGCCAATTGGAAAAGTTATCGTTCCAGGTAAGTTCCAATCATGATATCCGAATTGGGGAAACAACAAACCTGGAGCTGACGGGCAATTATTTCTCGCCAGCAGTATATGGCGTATTTAGTTTTCAGTCTTACTATGGCATTGATCTAGGTGCAGGTAAAACATTTCTTGACAAAAAATTGAATGTCAAGTTGGGTATAAATGATGTCTTGAATACAAGAGGCCAGCGCAGACTGTCGAGTTATCAGGAAAATGGATACTATCGTATACGAAATGCATATGATAGTCGGGTTATCCGATTGTCTGTTTCTTATCGTTTTGGTAATATGAATATTAAGTCAGCCAATAAAAAGGGAGGGAATAATGACGAAGATAATCGATTAAAAAAATAG
- a CDS encoding FUSC family protein yields the protein MSTVSLKKRLYRIYILMIRFMHGEHAGDALRNVAISILPSLAIYLLGAQASTAIGIGVGSLLTTLTDPPGNRKDKLSSALVCIPTFFVASLFTAIVFPYHWPLVIVLAAAGFICTLYGIFGARYAAIGNMTLILMSFVIGMAPQHPFAVGLQITTGSIIYYFFSLLQAYIQPYRSLKHAMANGFHGLSQFLLIRSQSYDPNIPLNITYSRVGKIHGQISEQQEQIRSLLFREKKIISQQWHKSNYWLSQVYGLIDLHELIIALDHDYDAIRKNLADTGSLPLIRHTIKLLALEIDSFSQPNKRFRYAHQLYHNNFKIKALLRDLKEIQEQQADPAKGILCSIISNIEAIIDVLNRIQVAFYQNQEIQDKIDTSEYQQFISRPLRNLADLKSKLHMNNPLFRFAIRMALLFGTGALIGILFLDFKYTYWILLTIAIVARPAFSMTKTRNIERIVGTFSGIIVGVFCLISIHFLPALLTIAALGLFGFFLFNRSNYMVSVIFITLGIVIALNLFEGNINLILGSRILFTLIGAFLAIAGYFLIPVRQSTGMVQLAKEVSLYNAHYFQIINNRLSDERQSSFDIRLARKKAQTAMALFSDAINQMKKEPEHKWMDWSHIHHFQALAYQVNSHLVGLSLSLSKKTNRHLAYDIHSRIDALKPLLTDLNQTAERINLKKS from the coding sequence ATGAGCACTGTATCATTGAAGAAAAGACTCTACCGTATTTATATCCTTATGATACGATTTATGCATGGCGAGCATGCTGGAGACGCATTACGTAATGTTGCCATCAGTATTTTGCCAAGTTTGGCGATCTATTTATTGGGAGCGCAAGCGAGCACGGCTATCGGAATCGGTGTCGGATCGTTGTTAACGACACTCACCGATCCTCCTGGCAACAGAAAAGATAAACTTTCTTCAGCTCTAGTATGTATTCCCACCTTCTTTGTTGCATCATTGTTTACAGCTATTGTATTTCCCTATCATTGGCCCTTGGTTATCGTGCTAGCGGCAGCCGGTTTTATATGCACCTTATACGGCATTTTCGGAGCCCGCTATGCTGCAATTGGAAACATGACATTGATTCTCATGAGTTTTGTGATCGGAATGGCCCCACAACACCCCTTTGCGGTTGGCTTACAGATTACAACAGGTTCCATAATATATTACTTTTTTAGCCTTTTACAAGCCTATATACAACCTTATCGCTCTTTGAAACATGCCATGGCTAATGGCTTTCATGGATTGTCCCAATTTCTATTGATACGATCACAGTCTTACGATCCCAATATTCCTTTGAATATTACGTACAGTCGCGTAGGAAAAATTCATGGCCAGATCAGCGAACAACAGGAACAAATCAGGTCTCTTCTGTTTCGAGAAAAAAAAATCATAAGCCAACAGTGGCATAAAAGCAATTATTGGCTTAGTCAGGTTTATGGATTAATTGACCTCCATGAGTTAATTATTGCGCTTGATCATGACTACGATGCAATTCGCAAAAATCTTGCAGACACGGGCAGCCTCCCCTTAATTCGTCACACAATCAAATTATTAGCGTTAGAAATCGATAGCTTTTCACAACCCAACAAGAGGTTCCGGTATGCGCATCAATTATACCATAATAACTTTAAAATTAAAGCCCTCTTACGGGATTTAAAAGAAATTCAAGAACAACAGGCCGATCCAGCAAAAGGTATATTATGTTCGATCATAAGCAACATCGAAGCAATTATTGATGTACTCAACAGAATCCAGGTCGCTTTTTATCAAAATCAGGAAATTCAGGATAAGATTGACACCAGTGAGTACCAACAATTTATCAGTCGACCATTACGTAATCTCGCTGATCTAAAAAGTAAACTCCATATGAATAATCCGCTTTTTCGATTTGCGATTCGGATGGCTCTTCTTTTTGGAACAGGTGCATTGATCGGTATTTTATTTTTGGATTTTAAATATACCTATTGGATCTTACTGACGATCGCTATTGTTGCCAGGCCAGCATTTTCAATGACAAAAACCCGTAATATAGAACGTATTGTCGGTACATTCTCGGGTATTATAGTTGGTGTGTTCTGCTTAATTTCTATTCATTTTCTCCCAGCACTCCTGACCATAGCTGCATTGGGTCTTTTCGGATTCTTTTTGTTCAACCGATCTAACTATATGGTCAGTGTCATCTTCATTACCTTGGGAATTGTGATTGCACTCAATCTGTTCGAAGGCAACATCAATCTCATTTTAGGCAGCCGAATACTTTTCACACTGATTGGAGCATTCTTGGCTATAGCGGGTTATTTCTTGATACCTGTACGCCAAAGCACAGGCATGGTTCAGCTGGCAAAAGAGGTATCCCTTTACAACGCGCATTATTTCCAGATCATCAATAACCGTCTGTCGGACGAAAGACAAAGTTCGTTTGATATACGACTGGCTCGTAAAAAGGCGCAGACCGCCATGGCCCTGTTTTCAGACGCTATTAATCAAATGAAAAAAGAACCCGAGCACAAATGGATGGATTGGTCACATATTCACCATTTTCAGGCACTCGCATATCAGGTCAATTCCCATTTGGTGGGCCTCTCGCTATCGTTAAGCAAAAAGACGAATCGCCACCTCGCCTATGATATCCATAGTAGAATCGATGCGCTTAAACCTCTTCTAACAGATTTAAATCAAACTGCAGAACGGATCAATTTAAAGAAATCGTAA
- a CDS encoding O-acetylhomoserine aminocarboxypropyltransferase/cysteine synthase family protein — translation MSSNKNLKFETLQVHAGQVADPTTGSRAVPIYQTTSFVFENAEHGANLFALKQFGNIYTRIMNPTTDVFEQRIAALEGGVAAVAVASGQAAQFIALNNILESGDNFVAGSNLYGGTFNQFKVSFKRLGIEARFATDAEADKIEALIDDKTKAIYVETIGNPSFNIPDFEKIAAVAKKYDLPLIVDNTFGAGGYLFKPLEYGANVVVESATKWIGGHGTSIGGVIIDGGNYNWGNGKYPQFSEPSEGYHGLVFSEVFGESGPFGNIQFAIRARVEGLRDFGPALSPFNSFLLLQGLETLSLRVQRHVDNTLEVAKWLEAHPQVEKVNYPGLKSSPSFANAQKYLKNGYGAVLSFQLKGDAAQKANSFIDSLELISHLANVGDTKSLIIHPAATTHQQLSDEDQANAGVFKGLLRLSVGIEHIDDIKADLQQAFDKIK, via the coding sequence ATGTCTTCAAACAAAAATTTAAAATTCGAAACTCTTCAGGTTCACGCTGGCCAAGTCGCTGACCCTACTACGGGATCTAGAGCAGTTCCTATATATCAAACAACATCTTTTGTATTTGAAAATGCCGAACACGGCGCAAACTTATTTGCATTAAAGCAGTTCGGTAATATTTATACACGGATTATGAATCCTACTACGGATGTTTTCGAACAACGTATTGCGGCACTGGAAGGTGGAGTTGCAGCTGTTGCTGTTGCATCCGGCCAGGCGGCACAGTTTATAGCTTTAAATAATATTTTGGAAAGTGGTGACAATTTTGTTGCGGGATCCAACTTATACGGCGGTACATTCAACCAGTTTAAAGTTTCTTTTAAGCGCCTAGGCATCGAAGCTCGTTTTGCTACAGACGCCGAAGCCGATAAAATTGAAGCGCTCATTGATGATAAAACAAAAGCAATCTATGTTGAAACAATCGGAAACCCAAGTTTCAATATTCCCGACTTTGAAAAAATTGCTGCTGTAGCAAAAAAATATGACTTACCATTAATCGTTGACAATACTTTTGGAGCCGGAGGTTATTTATTTAAACCTCTGGAGTATGGTGCAAATGTGGTTGTTGAATCGGCAACTAAATGGATCGGTGGACATGGCACAAGCATTGGCGGTGTCATCATCGACGGCGGAAACTACAATTGGGGCAATGGAAAATACCCGCAATTTTCCGAACCATCTGAAGGCTATCATGGTTTAGTATTTTCCGAAGTTTTCGGTGAAAGCGGACCATTCGGAAATATTCAATTTGCTATTCGGGCGCGTGTGGAAGGGCTCCGGGATTTCGGACCAGCACTCTCCCCTTTCAATTCATTTTTATTATTACAAGGACTTGAAACCTTGTCTTTGCGGGTGCAACGCCATGTAGACAACACTTTAGAGGTCGCAAAATGGCTTGAGGCACATCCACAGGTAGAAAAAGTAAACTATCCGGGATTAAAAAGCTCTCCGAGCTTCGCTAACGCACAAAAATACCTTAAAAATGGCTATGGCGCGGTACTTTCTTTCCAGCTTAAAGGTGACGCAGCGCAAAAGGCCAATAGCTTTATCGACAGCTTAGAATTGATCAGTCATTTGGCCAATGTTGGTGATACGAAGTCATTGATTATTCATCCAGCAGCTACAACCCATCAACAATTGAGTGATGAAGATCAAGCCAATGCCGGAGTCTTCAAAGGCTTATTACGTCTTTCTGTAGGAATAGAGCATATTGATGATATCAAAGCCGATTTACAACAAGCTTTTGATAAAATTAAATAA